The genomic segment GGGCCTGTTCAAGTGCAAGCGCAGGTGACGGCTGCGGGCAGCGCGGGGGAGCGCGTCGCGGCCCGTCGCGCGGAGGCCCTGCGGCGCGCGCTGGTGACGGCCGGGGTCTCCGCCGAGCGTCTGACGGCGCAGGCCATCCCGGCCGCGCTGCGCGGAGACGCGCCCCGCGAGGTCGCGCGCCTCGTGTTCGTCGCCTACTGATCTCTCACTCGATGCGCGCGCAGCGCTCGGCGCCGCGGATCGCCGCGGTGGAGAGCACGCCCTCGATCACCGCGTCGTACGCGTTCGAGGCGCACATCGAGCTGGGCATGGTGCGCACGCCGCGCTCGTCGAGGCCGCGCGCGACCTCGATCAGCCGCCGCGCCGGAGGGATTTCCCTCCCGCCGTCGGTGGTGCACGCCGCGACCACGCTGGGCGAGGGGCCCCCGGTCGTGCGCGGCGTCATGCGCGGATCCGAGAGGATCGCGTCGTAGTCGGGCCGCTCCGGCCGCATCCCGGGCGCGGGGGGCGCGGGCAGGAGATCCGCGGGCACGCCGCTGACGAGCGCGTAGATGAGATCATCGGCGCCGCGCAGCGAGAGCAAGCCGCTGACGTAGCGGTTGATGGAGTGCATCGCCTCGGGGTGCTCGACGCAGCGCGTGTTGATGTCGCCCGGATAGATGCTGCTCGACGGGTTGTAGAGCTCCGGATCCGCGGCCGAGCAGTCGTCCTCGTCGGTGACGTGCAAGATCACCAGCAGCGAGTCGTCGCGCAGGAGGCCTCGGTTGAAGCCGTCGCCGTGGCCGAGGGTCTCCCGGAAGAAGCGCAGGTGAGAGCCGGCGGGGGTCACCGCCTTCAGGCTCGCCTCGAGCTGCTGCTCGAAGCCGCATCCGCCCGTGCCCGCGCGCACCAGGCACGAGGTGTCCTCCACGAAGGCGTCGATCATGGGCAGATCGACCGAAGGCACGAAGCTCAGGAACGGGGGGAACGAGCGATCGCTGCACGCCGGGTCGCGGTCCGCGCCGGAGAACGTGCGCAACCGCGCGTCCTCGCCGAATTCGGGGAAGGCGCAGGTGGGCACGGTGAAGCCGCCCGTGCCGAGGTCGGGCGTGATGATCCCGACGTTGAGGTCCTCGATCGGCTCTCGCTCGGGCGTCCCGTCGCCGTCGATGTCGCCGGTCGCCAGGGCCCGCACGAAGCGCGGCAGCTGCGCGGCGAGGGTCTGCTGCTCGGTCTCCATGGAGTTGCTCGTGTCCATCACGACCAGCAGGTCGACCGCGGCGCACGCGCCGCACGCGTCCTGCCGCGACGGGTCGAGATCGTCGCAGTCGCCCTGCACGCTCGACCACGCGCCGTCGAAGCCCGTCTCTCCGCAGATCGGTGCCTCGAGCGGCGTGTCGCAGTCGAAGATGACGAGCGCGGAGTCGTCGCCCTCGCCGTCCATGTCGCAGTCCGGGTAGAAGGTCAGGTCCTCGAGCCCCTCGTCGGCCTCGAAGTCGCAGTCGTCGTCCTGGCCGTTGCACATCTCGGTCATGCCGG from the Sandaracinaceae bacterium genome contains:
- a CDS encoding putative metal-binding motif-containing protein, coding for MNAATARLSPLLCLLLLGGCSSLFESDPPPECTAEDADMDGFLSVACGGRDCDDEDPNVNPDQAEVCDVDGVDEDCNPMTLGPDEDGDGKVDLDCCNVSADGLNIRCGTDCDDTNAAVAPGMTEMCNGQDDDCDFEADEGLEDLTFYPDCDMDGEGDDSALVIFDCDTPLEAPICGETGFDGAWSSVQGDCDDLDPSRQDACGACAAVDLLVVMDTSNSMETEQQTLAAQLPRFVRALATGDIDGDGTPEREPIEDLNVGIITPDLGTGGFTVPTCAFPEFGEDARLRTFSGADRDPACSDRSFPPFLSFVPSVDLPMIDAFVEDTSCLVRAGTGGCGFEQQLEASLKAVTPAGSHLRFFRETLGHGDGFNRGLLRDDSLLVILHVTDEDDCSAADPELYNPSSSIYPGDINTRCVEHPEAMHSINRYVSGLLSLRGADDLIYALVSGVPADLLPAPPAPGMRPERPDYDAILSDPRMTPRTTGGPSPSVVAACTTDGGREIPPARRLIEVARGLDERGVRTMPSSMCASNAYDAVIEGVLSTAAIRGAERCARIE